In Pseudomonadota bacterium, a single genomic region encodes these proteins:
- a CDS encoding B12-binding domain-containing radical SAM protein: MKCALVIPSWIPEEIFSQKTAGSQINYWQPLGTLYVAAAVKQAGHEVEFLNGAFMTNDEIFSALDQSRPDFVGLYSTTFGWNKACDAAQSIRKLLPATFIAVGGPYPIALKENCLEQCAAIDAVVTGEGEITVVELLDSLQNRQGLSGILGLAYRENDKIKTNPPRPLIDNLDSLPIPARELLGDGMQYIPPPATYKRKPVAVIMTARGCYNKCIYCFQIDKSRKSGVRFRSVENVMQEVELCLAQGYREIKFIDDTLAADYDRAMAIADEIVKRKLDFTWFASACVNQVDEPLLRAFKKAGCWAILLGAESGVQKNLNTIKKGTTPAMITKAVRAAKKAGITVYTPFLFGIPGQTFEEGLQSIEFACKLDPDIANFHAITPFPGTELYDNIDKYGTMSEELSDYTYQGAAFVPFTMTRDQISELRQIAFKRFYSRPGYLIKRFLKLRSMNDIRAALIGVKSLFWLTVQRNVFRKHR, translated from the coding sequence ATGAAGTGTGCCCTTGTCATCCCCTCCTGGATTCCTGAAGAAATTTTTTCTCAGAAAACCGCAGGTTCCCAGATCAATTACTGGCAGCCCCTGGGGACTCTTTATGTTGCCGCAGCTGTAAAACAGGCCGGCCATGAAGTTGAGTTCCTAAACGGCGCCTTCATGACCAATGACGAAATCTTTTCCGCACTGGACCAATCCAGGCCTGATTTCGTCGGCCTGTATTCAACCACCTTCGGCTGGAACAAAGCCTGTGATGCGGCGCAATCCATCAGAAAACTATTGCCTGCGACCTTTATTGCGGTGGGCGGCCCCTACCCCATTGCGCTTAAAGAAAACTGCCTGGAACAATGTGCTGCCATCGATGCTGTTGTGACTGGTGAAGGCGAAATCACCGTGGTTGAGCTGCTTGACTCGCTGCAAAATCGTCAAGGGCTTTCAGGCATTCTCGGACTTGCTTACCGGGAAAATGACAAAATAAAAACCAACCCTCCCCGGCCACTGATCGATAATTTAGACTCCCTGCCCATACCGGCACGTGAGCTGCTCGGTGATGGAATGCAATACATCCCGCCGCCGGCAACCTATAAAAGAAAACCCGTCGCGGTTATTATGACCGCCCGCGGCTGTTACAACAAGTGCATTTACTGTTTTCAGATTGATAAATCCCGAAAAAGCGGGGTTCGCTTCCGGAGCGTAGAAAATGTCATGCAAGAAGTTGAACTGTGTCTCGCGCAAGGATACCGGGAAATTAAATTCATTGACGATACACTGGCGGCCGACTATGACCGGGCCATGGCAATAGCCGACGAAATAGTAAAACGCAAACTCGATTTCACCTGGTTTGCTTCCGCCTGCGTCAATCAAGTGGATGAGCCCCTGTTACGGGCCTTCAAAAAGGCCGGCTGCTGGGCAATACTCCTTGGCGCTGAAAGCGGCGTCCAGAAAAACCTCAATACCATTAAAAAAGGCACGACCCCGGCAATGATCACCAAGGCGGTGCGGGCCGCCAAAAAAGCGGGGATCACCGTGTATACGCCTTTTCTATTCGGCATTCCCGGACAGACCTTTGAGGAAGGGCTGCAATCCATCGAATTTGCCTGTAAACTCGATCCTGACATTGCCAATTTCCATGCAATCACTCCATTTCCAGGCACCGAACTATACGACAATATTGATAAATACGGCACCATGTCGGAGGAGCTTTCTGATTACACTTATCAGGGCGCTGCTTTTGTGCCATTCACCATGACCCGGGATCAAATCTCCGAGCTTCGCCAGATTGCCTTCAAACGGTTCTATTCCAGGCCTGGCTACCTCATTAAACGATTCTTGAAACTTCGCAGCATGAACGATATCAGGGCGGCTCTGATCGGCGTTAAAAGCCTTTTCTGGCTGACCGTGCAGAGAAACGTCTTCAGAAAGCACCGCTGA